The genomic window CCCAGTAGAATTAAGCAGGAAAGGGATTGTCTTATCTTGGGCAttacaacaaaataccatagactgggtggtttaaacagacatttatttcttagttATAGAAGCTGGGAAATcccaagatcaaagtgctggcaAATCCTGTGAAGGTCCAATTCCTAGTATGTAGACAGCTTCTTTCTGTCTACAGAAAGAAGTCCTGCACTCACAGGACTTGTgtatacaaatggaaagaaatctctTTATGTTCTTATAATCTCTCTCCCACTTCTTATAAAGGTACTGTTCCCATCATGAGTGtcccaccttcatgacctaatccaaACCCAATTACTTAGagccccatctccaaacaccatcacaatAGAaatcagggcttcaacatatgaattctggggggctacaaacatttagtccataataGGGATTTTTCTTATTCACCCAACtaacaaactttttctataatataatattaagcAGGGATGGCATTCAGATTACTTTGTTCAGAACCCTCATGCTGAAGGACATGATCATAGTTTGAAGAAATGCAAAGGCACACTACAATTTGGGTCAGgaagacttaaaataaaaaatgtcatttctctcaaaataaatatataaatttaatgtaattccaaCTATCAAagagtttttgtattttgagaacACCATCTTCATTTATatagaaagaaaactagaataGCCAATAGAACTATGAAAAACAGCGAGGACTTGGTCTAATATGCAGTATCAAAATGCAGTAAGGCTAGTGTTAAATCAGTTTATCAGTTAATATAGTATTAGtatagaagtagaaaaataaattagtgaaatgaaaatacagaataggTTTTGGTACAAGTGAAACTACAGGCAGTTTCAGTTGAATGAAGAAAAGATCATATGGTTAAAGGATCACATAACTGAGTCAGTTAAATAGGAAAAGGATGGTACTGGTAAAAACAACAGGCCTTTCTTACTGACCCATGTGTAGAAAGAGAACCTTAGATTTGCCTTCATACCAGTTTCCTTGAAGAAAATACTACTGTAGATTCATTTGTATCCTGTACCTAGATGAGGGAAGAGCTGTGAATTGGCATGAAGACATGGCTAGCCTATATGACTAAGGTATCCTAAGTCTTGGGAAAACAAGGTAGCAGCTTCCCTGTGCTTAAGTGGGTTTCAGTCTTACAACTGGGTGTGCCCCATGTGATGGGGGTACACCATGCAGATGCAGCGGTGGGTTATAGTAAGATATCCTGGGTGAGAACGTTGTTTCCCAGGGCTTAGGTGAACTGCACCCATTCTGACCTTTTCTCCCTTCAGCAGTACATAGGTCCTCGAAGCTATCTTTGCTTGGGTAGTTACAGTATTGTAAaggtggttttgttgttgttgttttgatcaGGACAAAGCTAATAATAAACCTAATGTTGGGTTAAAgcctattctgttttttttgaTTGCCAGTTCAAATCTGTGATTGCTGTTGGTGGACACTGCAGATTGGTGTCAGAACTATGTGACTGACTGCTGAGTAGATGGGTTATTTTAACAAATTGTGCTTGTATAACTGGAAACCCatctggaagaaaataacaatgaatcttcattttataggacgttaaaaaataaattctagatatattaaatatttacatattgaaaaaagtaaacaataaacaaCTTGCAAGAAAACctaagaaaaattacatatacaaTCTAGAGATTAAAGTATCTTTTTAACCAATCCGTAAgcttagaaaaaatacatatcGATTACACagaaatttaagatatttttatggaaaaatatttttatgacaaaaattaGGCAAATTCCTAACGTCTAACATATAAAGAGGTCTTCAAAATTGACAGATAAATAATCCTATAGGAAAATGAGCCAACAATGCAAAAATTTACAAAGCAGCAAATCTAGGAGCAGTTGAGGTGTATGCTCATCAGACAAACATAAATTTAAGTAGTATATTACCATCTATTGCAGGGTTAGAGGAAAGATGTGTTTCTGAAAATGACTGAtattatctattaaaattaaaaaatagtatatgtCCTTTAATCTAACAATCTTTtgcctcagaaataaaaacatctgaaATTTAAGGTCTGattttaagaatgttaaaaaaaaaatgtttactgtagGGTTGTTTGTGGTGGCAAATAACTAGCAACAAGTTGAATCAGTAGGGAATATCAGAGTAAACTTACAGTATACAGTATCCCAGGTGTTACTCGTCTTACTCTATCTGACTATCGTAATCATTGTTGCACCTTGGCACCAACCCACTGCAGGCACCAAAAGGTAATCCTCCTAGTTTGGTCTGAATTAAGAGTTCTAAATTGCTCTGGTGACTTCAAAGGTGTACAAATGGAAGGGCAAAACACTTAAGAAATACAAGGGGAATGTTTaatgaagaatggaagaaaatagaggATAATTTAGATTCATGTAAACACATAAACAACCCCTGGAATTTATAATCTTAAGACCAATCTTCAAAACTGCCAATAAGTGGTGTAGTACTATGGTTTTATtagcatttcattattttgtatttaaaagaaatttatatatttgacatatgCCTAAGGTTTAAATATTGCATACTCATTTTTATCACTTCAAAAAGAGCACTAACAACTCTTTATTTGTCAAGTTGTTGTGGAAAGGGATCAAGTAAACAAAAATTGGCAAAAAGATTTGCTTCACATAAAACAATACTGTTTAGGTCTCAGATCTCTTTTAGCACCATTTtcaccaaagaaacaaacaaacaggggatTTATCAATTATATCTGGcagaatagagaataaaaatgtcTGAGGTTAAAATTGAAGGTAAAATGCAAGAGTTGAAGTTTTACTCAgtggcatatttaaaaatttaagagtaacttggtttcttcattttaaaaatatcaaattattaatgCTAATACTAGTTATGTGGACTCTTAAAATTTCTGATGTTTCAGTAAAAACTAGTTCTTAGTAGTATCAAGTCTGTGCAAGTATTATTAAATCATATGATTCTTAAATGTATGTAACCCACTTAACCTGTTGCAGAATCATGCTTTAATTTCTGAGACCACACATATTAGTGATGTGACATGCAAgagtacatttaaataatttaagctaccatccaattaaaaaaaataacttctaataAAGGTatgattttagaaatattttctataaaatagtaGCATCTGCCTGGGATTGTGAGTCCATTATTACATGTACTGCATGTACAACTTTCCTACTcctatctttatcttttttaattttcaggaatAGCACAAATAGAACACATATATTACCACAACCCAGAGTTAActaacattttgttatatttagttggaatctttatttctttttaatgatggtATTTAGATACAAAACTGAAATATCCTTTAACAACCATGCTTGGTCCCATTTCTTTTCTGCTACCTTTCTTTCTAGAGGCAATCACTTTTGGGAAATGAGTGTGTATCCTTCCAATCCATTCTTCAGTTTTCCATAAAAATGTTCTTCCGTAACTAATGCTTAATAATAGTGTTGATTTCATTCAAATTCACAGAGCTAACGATTATAACATATtgatctcttcatttttttcacgCCACATGATTTTTCAGgtctttctatttatatatataatctgttatACTTAACTACTAGAGAATATTCTACTGTGTGCCTATATCAcattgtatttatccatttcACAAGCAACACACGTTTCCAATTTTTTGCTAATGTAATtcatgctgcaatgaacataaagATACATGACTCCCTAACTTAAGTACATGTATCAGTTTCTTGGGTATATGCATATACACTCAAGAGTGTGTGTTCTGGAAtctattttagaaattctttccTACTGgaggttttaaaaacattctccTATAAAATTCTTATGTTACCAAGTTTTGCTTTTTGCATTCTGGTCTTTACAATACTTTTGGATTTCATAATAAATTCTTTAATGTATTACTATGGCAGAGATCCAATATTTTTTCCACATGAAGAATCAGTTACCCTGAGACCATTTTTTGAATCATCCATAATTCCCCTACCAACTTTTGTTATCATCTCTATCAATTACCAATTCCCCATAAAGGCATGCATGTTTCTGAATACAATATTCTGTCCCAATCTTTGATTTCTATGAATGCATCAAGAACAAATACTTTTGATTACATCTgtagcaaaaaattttaaaaatgacaattttgtCTCTTAATTTAAAATCCTTATACCTCTCATATCTTTGTCTTAATGCATCAGGTAGGCCTTCCAGAACCATGCTGCTTAGTGTCCATGACTGGATCCATACTTACTTCAATGAGATTGCTCCTAAAAGTACATCATTAACAATGTTTGCTGTGGGAGTTTTGGGAGCATAGGTTTTTAAACTATGATACTTATTAAAATTGTTAGTATTTAAGTTTTGATTTGTTGAAGTATTTTCCACATTCAAgccactttattataaaatgaatttctggTATACCATTAAGTCTGAGTTTTGCTGAAGCTTTTCCTAAATTCAAGGCGTTTATCGAGCTTTAGTGAGTATGAATTCTCTGGTGTCTAATATGATGTGACTTCTGGCtaaaagctttcccacattcactacaCTGATAAGGTTTTTCTCCAGTATGGATTCTCATATGCAGAGCAAGAGTTGAGAACTGAgagaaggcttttccacattcattacaaCCATAGGGCTTTTCACCTGTATGGCTTCTCATATGAACAGTAAGAGATGAGCTTTGACAGAAGGCTTTCCCACATAttttacattcataaggtttATCCCCCGTATGAATTCTCACATGTACAATAAGTGATGTGATTCGAgagaaggcttttccacatttattacattcatagggtttctctcctgtatgaatATTGTGATGTTTAATGAGGTATTGCTTCTGCCTGAAGATTgttccacattcattacatttatagggtttctctccaaTATGAATTTTCTCATGCTCAGTGAGATTTGATTTGccactgaaggctttcccacattctttacatatatagggtttctctcctgtatgacTTCTCTGGTGTCTAATAAGGCTTGACTTCTGAATGAAAGCTTTCCCACACCCCTtgcattcataaggtttctctccagtatgtaTTCTTTGATGGATAATCAGGTTTTCTTTCTGgctaaaggcttttccacattcattacatttaaagGGTTTCTTTCCACTGTGGATATTCTGATGTTTAATGAGGTACTGCTTCTGGCTGAAGGCTCTTCCACATTGATTACATTCGAatggtttctctcctgtatggATTTTCTCATGCTCAGTGAGATATGATTTGCCattgaaggcttttccacattccttacatGCATAGGGTTTGTTTCCAGTATGATTTCTCTGGTGTTTAATGAGGCTTGACATCTGAATAGAAGCTTTCCCACACTCATAGAGTTTCTCTCCCGTATGatgtttctgatgagaaaggaAGTTTCTCTTCTGactgaaggcttttccacatttattacatttatatggTTTCTTTCCTCTATGACTTCTCAAATGTAGAGTAAGGGATGAGACTCGAGAGAATACTTTACCACATTCAGTACattcatgtgatttttctccagTATGCATTTTCTTATGCTCTATGAGGTTTTCCTTCAGGCTGAAGgtttttccacattcattacattcatgaGGTTTCTCTCTAGTATGAATTTGATCATGCTGAAGGAGATCTGCTTCAGGCTTCAGGCTTTCCAACATTCTTACCACGCAGATATTTTTTCCAACAAGAATTCTTCAGTATTTCTTGACAATGTGACATAGATGAAAGCTTTTCCACATTCACCAAATTCataggtttctctccagtattaATTCTCAGGTATCTAATGAAGCTGAATTTATGATGAAAGACTTACATTGCTTATCCTGAGATTAGACAATTACAGATTGGGATGAAACATATAATATCAATTGTATTCTTAATGGTTCTTTCTTAGCTTCACTTATATTTGAGTATAAATTATGTTCTGAACTCTCATGTAGTCGTAAAGAATCAACATCTGTCCTCAAAGGAAATACTTTTCTGTTATGCCCAGGTTTTCTCGGTTTTTTCTAAACTATATTTTCATGGAGAAAGATGAGACTTAACTCTCATGTCTTCCATGATGAGTCTTCATCTATTTATACATTTCCCAGACCTTTTCtaaaagggaataaaaacaaaatcatcattGAAAAGAGCTAATAACTGTAAAATATTTAGTGCCTAGCATGTAGTAAATATCCAATAAAGtggctatcatcatcatcaacactAACACTTGtgattttttccagtatttttaacaaaaatttttaaatgtggtattgTAAAATAGACTCTTTATTTCAAACCTAGTCCCACAGTAAAAAGAAAGCTTAAATACAAATAACATTCACAGGAACATGTAgtttaaactgtttttatttttattatttttttaagtttatttattttgagaaagagagagggggagtgtgTACACGAgccggggaaggacagagagagagggaaagagagagaatcccaagcaggctctgcaccatcagcacagagcccaatgtggggctcgaaaccatgaactgtgagatcacgacatgagccgaagtcgagagttgggaggcttaaccaactgagccactcaggcacccagctcaaactgtttttaaatgtaacttttgcattttataaatcagtaaaataaaatataaagaacaggTAACAAAcaggatgaaaaaacaaacacacaagatTGGGAGAGCCTaagatgaaaggataaaaaataaatagaattattaaAGAGGACATATGgttaaataagatatttattcTGTATCTTCCTGAAACTCCATTCAAATGATAGTACGAGGATGAAGGGAATATACTCATAAACACTGCAGAGGTTGAGAAGACACCGGTGGATGAAAAGATTTAGGAAATTTTGATAGGAAAGCAAATAAAGAACTACAAATTAACAGCAGAATCAAGTGGCTTAAATAAAAAGCCAGCAAAAGAGGATGCTACCTAGAAGCAAGTTAATTTGTGATACAGCTGTCAACACAAAGGCTCTATAACTGGAGTGACTGGGTAAGAGTAGAAGGTGGAacttataaaatgattataaaagcaGCAGCTTATGTACCTAATTCTCCTAACTGGAAGGACATAGGAATTTATTATCCAAAGTATAACCAGGAGCCTCCAAACTTAGTGATGATAGGCAAAGTAGATACTGAAAAGAGGGAGTAAAAATTCCTATGTAGAATAGGGTTCCAACCCCTTTCTACTGCTGCTCTTTAGAAATGCTGGTGGTTGGTGGTGTCAAACAATAGAtgggttggtttcttttttctttctttcttccttccttccttatttttatttattctgagagagagagggagaaagagggcacacaaggggcagagagagaatcccaagcaggctccacatggacagcacggagccccatgcggggctcaaactcacaaaccatgagttcatgacctgagctgaaatcaaatcagacactcaaccaactgagccgcccaggcacccagGGAGGGTTCtttactgaaaaaatgaaaaggtcatGAAAACACTTACAGATATTCACATTTGGAGTCATTTAAAAGAATCATCTAGGTATCGGACTAAATGCTGCATAGTGAAGCCCACCATTTTACAAGCCCCAACCACGCACAAAGATTACAATAGTGTTTCTGGTACCTCAATGTTAAATTTTAACATAGAGCTAAAGATCACAAAAAAATGATGAAAGCCCTAATGTGAAAGCTAGAtcaaaacaaataggaaaaaacaaggaaaggaacaaaagaaacacacacataaacaatACTGTAATTAGTATCACAGAAGcactgaaaacacagaaatatcaacagagttctttttctttttttaatttttttcatgtttatttttgagagcaagagagacagagtgtgaatgggggagtgcagagagagagaaacacagcatctgaagcaggctccaggctctgagttgccagcacagagcccgacatggggctcaactcatggactgagatatcatgatctgagctgaagtcggatgcttaaccaactaagccacccaggcacccctatcaacAGAGTTCTATACTGAAGTGCTTATGTTGAACTAAAAAATTCAACAGCTTAGGGGAAAAAATTCCAGGAAATCTcccagaataattaaaaaaaaaaaaaaaaaaaaaagaatggaaagaagggagaaagaaataatgaTTAGAAAATTAGTGGGTTAGTGGAGGCGTCTAAGAGGTTCAAGATCTCTTAAAGGAGTTCcagagaaaatatgaagaaaaattaatacaggAAATTTTCTAAATCCCATCTTTCATGTTAACAAGttgatcatatatatatttatatacatatataaaattatgtatgtataaaagattttattttcaaaagattttatttttatttttttaaatgtagtttaggggcacctgggtggctcagtcggttgcgggtccaactttggctcaggtcatgatctcacggtccatgggttcgagccccacattgggctctgtgctatcagttcagagcctggagcttgctttggagtccgtgtttccctctctctctgcccctcccccacacatgctctgtctctctctgtctctcaaaaaatgaataaatattaaaaaaaaattaaaaagaaattaaaaaagaaaaaaatgtagtttaatgtttatttatttttgagagagagagaaagc from Panthera tigris isolate Pti1 chromosome E2, P.tigris_Pti1_mat1.1, whole genome shotgun sequence includes these protein-coding regions:
- the ZNF260 gene encoding zinc finger protein 260 isoform X2 → MLESLKPEADLLQHDQIHTREKPHECNECGKTFSLKENLIEHKKMHTGEKSHECTECGKVFSRVSSLTLHLRSHRGKKPYKCNKCGKAFSQKRNFLSHQKHHTGEKLYECGKASIQMSSLIKHQRNHTGNKPYACKECGKAFNGKSYLTEHEKIHTGEKPFECNQCGRAFSQKQYLIKHQNIHSGKKPFKCNECGKAFSQKENLIIHQRIHTGEKPYECKGCGKAFIQKSSLIRHQRSHTGEKPYICKECGKAFSGKSNLTEHEKIHIGEKPYKCNECGTIFRQKQYLIKHHNIHTGEKPYECNKCGKAFSRITSLIVHVRIHTGDKPYECKICGKAFCQSSSLTVHMRSHTGEKPYGCNECGKAFSQFSTLALHMRIHTGEKPYQCSECGKAFSQKSHHIRHQRIHTH